The following coding sequences lie in one Streptococcus suis genomic window:
- a CDS encoding YkgJ family cysteine cluster protein has translation MTVDIERYKQLAQQKQGEHRKFLANLKKKAPKNLDRIVQDIHAEVFSEIDCTECANCCKTLGPLFTEADITRIAKHLRMKLPVFEDMYLRVDEDGDKVFQSMPCPFLGGDNLCSIYDARPKACREFPHTDRKKIYQINNLTIKNTLICPAAYLFVEKLRERI, from the coding sequence ATGACCGTCGACATTGAAAGATACAAGCAATTGGCCCAGCAGAAGCAAGGAGAACATCGAAAATTTCTAGCAAATTTGAAGAAAAAAGCACCTAAAAATTTGGATAGAATTGTTCAAGATATTCATGCCGAAGTATTTTCTGAAATCGACTGTACAGAGTGTGCCAACTGTTGTAAAACGTTGGGACCACTCTTTACAGAAGCAGATATTACCCGAATTGCCAAGCATTTGCGCATGAAACTTCCAGTTTTTGAGGATATGTATTTGCGTGTGGATGAGGACGGAGATAAGGTGTTTCAATCCATGCCCTGTCCCTTCCTTGGAGGCGATAATCTATGTAGTATCTATGATGCTCGTCCCAAAGCCTGTCGAGAATTTCCGCATACTGACCGCAAGAAGATTTATCAAATCAATAATTTAACAATAAAAAATACTCTGATTTGTCCCGCAGCCTATCTCTTTGTCGAAAAGTTACGGGAGAGAATTTAA
- a CDS encoding dihydroorotase, which translates to MLLVKNGRVLDPQSGLDKVCDILMDGSKIVKIAESISEDAEQEVIDATGLVVAPGLVDVHVHFREPGQTHKEDIHTGALSAAAGGFTSVVMMANTNPTISNVETLKEVLDSAKKEAIHIYSVATITDHFDGQNLTDFPALLEAGAVAFSDDGIPLTNAGVVRKAMKLAKEQGCLISLHEEDPDLNGVLGLNEQVAEKHFHVCGATGVAEYSMVARDVMIAYETGARVHIQHLSKAESVKVVEFVQGLGANVTAEVAPQHFSRTEDLLLTKGANAKMNPPLRLESDRLAVIDGLKSGVISVIATDHAPHHADEKNVEDLTQAPSGMTGLETSLSLGLTHLVEEGHLTLVQLLEKMTINPAKLYGLDAGYLAENGPADLVIFDPNANRLVTADFTSKSANSPFVGDSLKGQVLYTIANGQIVFGK; encoded by the coding sequence ATGTTATTAGTGAAAAATGGTCGTGTATTGGATCCGCAATCCGGTTTAGACAAGGTTTGCGACATCTTGATGGACGGAAGTAAGATTGTTAAGATTGCGGAGTCGATTTCAGAAGATGCTGAGCAAGAAGTGATTGATGCGACAGGATTAGTCGTTGCTCCTGGTTTGGTTGATGTTCATGTGCATTTTCGGGAGCCTGGTCAGACCCATAAAGAAGATATTCATACAGGAGCTCTTTCTGCAGCAGCGGGTGGTTTTACTTCTGTTGTCATGATGGCAAACACTAATCCGACGATTTCAAATGTTGAAACCTTAAAAGAAGTATTGGATTCCGCTAAAAAAGAAGCTATTCACATTTATAGTGTGGCAACCATTACAGATCATTTCGACGGTCAAAATCTGACCGATTTTCCTGCTTTGCTAGAAGCTGGAGCGGTGGCCTTTTCGGACGACGGTATTCCTTTGACAAATGCTGGCGTGGTTAGAAAAGCTATGAAATTAGCCAAAGAGCAGGGCTGTCTCATCAGTCTGCATGAAGAAGACCCTGACCTGAATGGTGTCTTGGGACTCAACGAGCAAGTAGCTGAAAAACATTTTCATGTTTGTGGTGCAACTGGCGTGGCAGAATACAGCATGGTTGCGCGTGATGTTATGATTGCCTATGAAACAGGTGCGCGTGTCCATATCCAGCATCTATCCAAAGCCGAGTCGGTCAAGGTGGTTGAATTTGTTCAAGGTCTCGGAGCAAACGTCACGGCAGAAGTCGCACCTCAACATTTTTCACGAACTGAGGACTTACTTCTAACAAAAGGTGCCAATGCTAAAATGAATCCGCCACTACGATTAGAAAGTGATCGCTTGGCTGTGATTGATGGGTTGAAATCTGGTGTTATCTCTGTCATTGCGACGGACCATGCACCTCATCACGCAGATGAGAAAAATGTAGAGGATCTTACGCAAGCTCCTTCAGGAATGACAGGCTTGGAAACCTCGCTTTCACTTGGTTTGACGCATCTGGTGGAAGAAGGGCATCTGACCCTCGTGCAATTGTTGGAGAAAATGACTATTAATCCAGCCAAGCTCTATGGTCTTGATGCTGGCTATCTTGCTGAAAATGGCCCAGCTGATCTTGTTATTTTTGACCCAAATGCAAATCGGTTGGTCACAGCGGATTTTACCTCGAAGTCTGCTAATTCTCCGTTTGTTGGTGATAGTCTGAAAGGACAGGTCCTTTACACCATTGCAAATGGACAAATAGTATTTGGTAAATAG
- a CDS encoding ribosome biogenesis GTPase YlqF has product MAIIQWFPGHMSKARRQVQENIKHVDFVTILVDARLPLSSQNPMLTKIVGDKPKLMILNKVDLADPVRTKEWQSYFEGQGIRTLAINSKEQATVKKVTDAAKSLMKEKIERLRQRGIQKETLRTMIIGIPNAGKSTLMNRLAGKKIAVVGNKPGVTKGQQWLKSNKDLEILDTPGILWPKFEDQEVGLKLALTGAIKDQLLPMDEVTIFGLDYFKANYPERLQERFKGMDLEQETPELIMDWTKKLGFRDDYDRFYNLFVKDVRDGRLGTYTLDRVSDLDGND; this is encoded by the coding sequence ATGGCAATTATTCAATGGTTTCCGGGCCACATGTCAAAAGCTCGCAGGCAGGTGCAGGAAAACATCAAGCACGTTGATTTCGTGACCATTTTGGTCGATGCCCGCCTGCCCCTATCCAGCCAGAACCCCATGCTGACAAAGATTGTTGGAGACAAGCCCAAGCTCATGATTCTCAACAAGGTCGATTTGGCAGACCCTGTCCGTACGAAAGAATGGCAGAGCTACTTTGAAGGTCAGGGCATTCGTACCCTTGCTATCAACTCAAAAGAGCAAGCGACGGTGAAAAAAGTGACCGACGCAGCCAAGAGCCTGATGAAAGAGAAAATTGAACGCCTCCGCCAAAGAGGCATTCAAAAAGAAACCCTGAGGACCATGATTATCGGTATTCCAAACGCAGGGAAATCTACCCTCATGAACCGTCTGGCTGGTAAGAAAATCGCCGTTGTCGGCAACAAACCAGGTGTGACTAAGGGGCAGCAGTGGCTTAAATCTAACAAGGACCTTGAAATCCTTGATACGCCAGGAATTCTTTGGCCTAAGTTTGAGGACCAGGAAGTTGGACTTAAGTTGGCTCTGACAGGAGCCATTAAGGATCAGCTCTTGCCCATGGACGAAGTGACTATTTTCGGTCTGGATTACTTCAAAGCCAATTACCCAGAACGCCTCCAAGAGCGATTCAAGGGCATGGATTTGGAGCAGGAAACGCCTGAACTTATTATGGACTGGACAAAAAAACTGGGCTTCCGTGATGATTATGACCGTTTTTACAACCTCTTTGTCAAGGACGTTCGGGATGGGCGTTTAGGTACCTATACATTAGACAGGGTGAGTGACTTAGATGGCAACGATTAA
- a CDS encoding orotate phosphoribosyltransferase: MTLATEIASHLLDIKAVHLRPEKPFTWASGIKSPIYTDNRITLSYPETRNLIEDGFVQRIEEEFPEVEVIAGTATAGIPHGAIIADRMNLPFAYIRSKPKDHGVGNQLEGRIVKGQKMVVVEDLISTGGSVLDAVAAAEREGADVIGVVAIFTYELPKADRNFDNAGVKLVTLSNYSELIKVAKVQGYINADGLNLLKKFRQNQETWQED, from the coding sequence ATGACACTAGCAACAGAAATCGCATCACACTTATTGGATATTAAGGCAGTTCATCTGCGTCCAGAAAAGCCATTTACATGGGCATCAGGTATCAAATCCCCTATCTATACAGATAATCGTATTACACTATCTTATCCTGAAACTCGAAATTTGATTGAAGATGGCTTTGTGCAACGTATTGAAGAAGAATTTCCTGAGGTTGAGGTGATTGCCGGAACTGCCACAGCAGGTATTCCTCATGGTGCTATCATTGCAGATAGGATGAATTTGCCATTTGCATATATCCGTAGCAAACCAAAAGACCATGGTGTAGGGAATCAATTAGAGGGTCGCATCGTCAAGGGACAAAAAATGGTTGTCGTTGAAGACCTGATTTCTACTGGAGGGTCTGTTCTAGATGCCGTAGCAGCAGCTGAGCGTGAAGGCGCTGACGTTATTGGTGTTGTGGCAATCTTTACCTATGAATTGCCAAAGGCAGATCGTAATTTTGATAATGCTGGCGTGAAATTGGTGACGCTTAGCAATTATTCAGAGTTAATCAAGGTCGCAAAAGTACAGGGATATATCAATGCAGATGGTTTGAATCTGCTTAAAAAGTTCCGTCAAAATCAAGAAACTTGGCAGGAAGACTAG
- a CDS encoding glycosyltransferase, with the protein MISVIVPCFNEEEAIPYFYDAMEKVRKEMGEQFEYIFVNDGSKDRTLKVLRQLSGQDRAVRYLSFSRNFGKEAALYAGLQAAQGGLVTVMDVDLQDPPEMLMEMKDMLDGNPDLDCVGTRRVSRDGEPPIRSFFAKLFYKLMNKISQVEVVDGARDFRLMRRHMVDAILSVSEYNRFSKGIFAWVGFETEYLPYENVERVAGETSWSFWKLLSYSIEGIINFSDTPLNIASYTGFFTFLLSLVLMVFVVFKTLVFGDPTIGWPSTICIILFLGGLQLMTIGILGKYLAKVFLETKKRPIYIVKEKSSN; encoded by the coding sequence ATGATTTCAGTTATCGTGCCTTGTTTTAATGAAGAAGAGGCAATTCCCTATTTTTACGATGCTATGGAGAAAGTTCGTAAGGAGATGGGGGAACAATTTGAGTATATTTTTGTCAATGATGGTTCAAAGGATAGGACACTAAAGGTTTTACGCCAATTGTCTGGTCAAGACCGAGCTGTTCGCTATCTTTCCTTTTCAAGGAATTTCGGGAAAGAAGCTGCTCTCTATGCAGGTCTACAAGCTGCGCAAGGTGGGCTAGTGACCGTCATGGATGTTGATTTACAAGATCCACCTGAAATGTTGATGGAAATGAAGGATATGTTGGATGGAAATCCAGATTTAGATTGCGTTGGAACCCGTCGTGTCAGTCGAGATGGTGAGCCACCGATTCGTAGCTTTTTTGCAAAATTATTCTACAAATTGATGAATAAAATCAGCCAGGTCGAGGTAGTAGACGGTGCCCGTGATTTCCGTCTCATGCGTCGTCACATGGTAGATGCCATTCTATCTGTGTCTGAATACAATCGCTTTTCGAAAGGAATTTTTGCTTGGGTTGGATTCGAGACAGAATACTTGCCCTATGAAAATGTTGAGAGGGTCGCTGGCGAAACTAGTTGGTCTTTCTGGAAATTGCTTTCTTATTCTATTGAAGGAATCATCAATTTTTCAGATACACCTTTGAATATTGCCTCCTATACAGGTTTCTTCACCTTCCTATTGTCGCTAGTTCTAATGGTCTTTGTGGTTTTCAAAACCTTGGTGTTCGGAGATCCTACAATTGGCTGGCCGTCGACTATTTGTATCATCCTATTTTTGGGAGGTCTGCAGTTGATGACCATTGGTATTCTCGGTAAATATTTGGCAAAAGTTTTCTTGGAAACGAAGAAACGTCCGATTTATATTGTTAAAGAGAAAAGTTCAAACTAG
- a CDS encoding bifunctional metallophosphatase/5'-nucleotidase codes for MPKKGLFMKKKKILLPVMSTLLLAPFVLAQQVQAAETTTAATTTNQPATSVENVATEETVVPAAEETVEAVIIHTNDVHGRILEEKNVIGDAKAAAVIEEERAKVENTIVVDAGDAFQGLPISNSTKGEDRANIMNQVGYDAMAVGNHEFDFGMDQAIKYKETLNFPLLSANTYVNGARVFEASTIVDKTPTVVGDEFVVIGVTTPETATKTHPKNVEGVIFTDPVTEVNKVIDEVEARALADNRVYKNYIILAHLGVDSTTPVEWRGSTLAEALSKNSKLAGKRVIVIDGHSHTVEATTYGENVTYNQTGSYLNNIGKVTLKSDKLLGEASLISAADTKNVTPNAKIAALVDEIKAKYEAENAQVVIENNPVELNGDRSNVRVRETNLGNAVADAIYAYGQTGFSNKTSLAVTNGGGLRATIAKDQPVTKGDIIAVLPFGNIVSQITVTGQQIYDMFTKSLSSTLQVNPETGEMLLDENGMPLFEASGGFLHISGANVFYDPTLPVEERVLLIGILNPETGEYDALDLEKTYYLATNDFLAAGGDGYTMLGGAREEGPSMDSVFAEYLKTADLSAYEVVNPYSRIIPVNSSIDTDEDGYPDFIEILLDTEPENPASNPETVPAENTDSPSNQAQNTSATDKKAPVDSPKVGDKKSEVASPVKTTKAGVLPNTGDQMNLTLSLFGLGLAGLAMAVGRRKEN; via the coding sequence ATGCCGAAGAAAGGTCTATTTATGAAAAAGAAAAAAATCTTGTTGCCTGTAATGTCCACACTCTTGTTGGCGCCATTTGTTTTAGCTCAACAAGTACAAGCTGCTGAAACAACGACTGCAGCTACGACAACCAATCAGCCAGCAACGTCAGTTGAAAATGTAGCAACGGAGGAAACTGTTGTTCCTGCTGCGGAAGAAACAGTAGAGGCAGTCATTATCCACACAAACGACGTTCACGGTCGCATTCTTGAAGAAAAGAATGTCATCGGTGACGCTAAGGCTGCAGCAGTCATTGAAGAAGAACGTGCCAAAGTAGAAAATACAATTGTAGTAGATGCTGGTGATGCCTTCCAAGGACTTCCAATTTCCAACTCTACAAAAGGTGAAGACCGCGCCAATATCATGAACCAAGTCGGCTATGATGCAATGGCTGTTGGTAACCATGAATTTGACTTTGGGATGGATCAAGCAATCAAGTACAAAGAAACCTTGAACTTCCCGCTATTGAGTGCTAACACTTACGTTAATGGCGCTCGTGTTTTTGAAGCTTCAACTATTGTCGATAAAACTCCAACTGTTGTAGGCGATGAATTTGTAGTTATCGGTGTAACAACACCTGAAACTGCTACAAAAACCCATCCTAAAAATGTTGAGGGAGTAATATTTACCGACCCAGTCACAGAAGTCAATAAAGTGATTGACGAAGTGGAAGCGCGTGCTCTAGCAGATAATCGTGTTTACAAGAACTATATCATTCTAGCTCACCTAGGTGTTGATTCTACAACACCTGTTGAATGGAGAGGTTCAACTCTTGCTGAAGCACTTTCTAAAAATAGTAAATTAGCTGGTAAACGTGTTATTGTTATCGATGGTCATTCCCACACGGTAGAAGCGACTACCTATGGAGAAAACGTTACTTATAATCAAACAGGCTCTTACTTGAACAATATCGGTAAAGTAACCTTGAAATCCGATAAGTTATTGGGTGAAGCTAGCTTGATTTCTGCTGCGGATACTAAAAATGTGACGCCAAATGCTAAAATCGCAGCCTTGGTTGATGAAATTAAAGCAAAATATGAAGCTGAAAATGCTCAAGTAGTTATTGAAAATAACCCAGTAGAATTAAACGGAGACCGCTCAAACGTGCGTGTTCGTGAAACCAACTTGGGGAATGCAGTGGCGGATGCGATTTATGCCTATGGTCAAACAGGATTTTCAAACAAAACTAGCCTTGCTGTGACTAACGGTGGTGGTCTACGTGCAACAATTGCTAAAGATCAGCCTGTTACAAAAGGTGATATTATTGCAGTCTTGCCATTTGGTAACATTGTTTCTCAAATCACTGTGACTGGTCAGCAAATTTATGATATGTTTACCAAGTCTTTATCATCTACATTGCAAGTGAATCCAGAAACTGGCGAGATGCTTTTAGATGAAAATGGTATGCCGCTCTTTGAAGCTAGTGGTGGATTCCTACACATTTCAGGAGCAAATGTATTCTACGATCCAACCCTTCCTGTAGAAGAACGTGTTCTTCTTATCGGTATTCTTAATCCAGAGACTGGCGAATATGACGCCTTGGATCTTGAAAAAACGTACTATTTAGCAACAAATGACTTCCTTGCTGCTGGTGGTGATGGCTACACAATGCTTGGCGGAGCACGTGAAGAAGGTCCTTCAATGGACAGCGTCTTTGCTGAATACCTAAAGACAGCTGACTTATCAGCTTATGAGGTTGTCAACCCATATTCACGTATCATTCCTGTAAATTCAAGCATTGATACGGATGAAGATGGCTACCCAGACTTTATCGAAATTTTATTGGATACTGAGCCAGAAAATCCAGCCTCAAATCCAGAAACTGTTCCAGCTGAAAATACGGATTCACCATCTAATCAAGCGCAAAATACTTCAGCAACGGACAAGAAGGCCCCAGTTGATTCTCCTAAAGTAGGAGATAAAAAATCAGAAGTAGCAAGTCCAGTAAAAACTACAAAAGCAGGAGTCTTGCCAAATACTGGTGATCAGATGAATCTGACGCTCAGCCTGTTTGGTTTAGGTCTTGCAGGACTGGCCATGGCAGTAGGTCGTAGAAAAGAAAATTAA
- a CDS encoding uracil-DNA glycosylase: protein MEHSAWHELIKAQLPEHYFGKINQFLDHVYASGTIYPPREKVFAAIQTTDLEEVKVVILGQDPYHGPGQAQGLSFSVPNSVPAPPSLQNILKELTDDIGVKQDHDLTAWAEQGVLLLNACLTVPAGQANGHAGQIWEPFTDAVIKVVNSLDQPVVYILWGAYARKKKALITNPKHLVIESAHPSPLSAYRGFFGSKPFSQANAYLTSQGRTGIDWLRQ from the coding sequence ATGGAACATTCAGCTTGGCACGAATTGATAAAGGCACAGTTGCCAGAGCATTATTTTGGTAAAATCAATCAGTTTTTAGATCATGTTTATGCTAGTGGAACCATTTATCCGCCTCGTGAGAAGGTATTTGCTGCCATTCAAACAACGGATTTGGAAGAGGTTAAAGTAGTTATTTTGGGACAGGATCCCTATCACGGACCTGGTCAGGCACAGGGCTTGTCATTTTCTGTTCCGAACTCGGTACCAGCTCCGCCATCTCTTCAAAACATCTTAAAAGAATTGACGGATGATATTGGCGTCAAACAAGATCATGATTTGACAGCATGGGCGGAACAAGGTGTGCTTTTGCTCAATGCTTGTTTAACTGTGCCAGCAGGTCAGGCCAATGGACATGCAGGGCAAATCTGGGAGCCTTTTACGGACGCTGTTATTAAGGTGGTCAATAGCTTAGACCAGCCTGTTGTCTATATTCTTTGGGGTGCTTATGCTCGCAAGAAAAAGGCGTTGATAACCAATCCAAAACATCTGGTTATCGAATCTGCTCATCCAAGCCCTCTTTCAGCCTATCGAGGTTTCTTCGGAAGCAAGCCCTTCTCACAAGCAAATGCCTACTTGACTTCACAAGGCAGAACAGGAATTGATTGGCTGCGACAGTAG